The proteins below come from a single Neospora caninum Liverpool complete genome, chromosome IX genomic window:
- a CDS encoding putative DNA-damage inducible protein produces MQISIASDDTGTVFSLEVSEGTTLDALKALIEAETQIPPGEQQLLVDMKPISSNATTIGAAGIPDGSMILVVRRHARSVAAPAASGRDAAGPGLGSTGAIAPPVSGATGGRRQAGSTGARREQQSLQSLFDFSSTHIVVKDGRAKTHAQQRDTTPRPSRAPADEASSGAPAAGSERTASLSDEEYLKQQAQTLINVCTTQEATLGVLALENPPLGDVLREAVQEAKEGHGKNDSFDKLVEHLRKQLDERRKAEESRLQQLNAALADPLSAAAQEFMMKEIREKQVEDNYLLAQEHLPEAFGSVYMLFIDIEVNGVPIKAFVDSGAQSTFMSYTCAEKCSLLRLMDTRYRGVAQGVGKTEIVGKIHLATLKIGQRFFPSSFTVLQDNKVEFLFGLDLLRRYQCCIDLKKNVLRIDDDEIPFLSEKDITKGMFGRADTPNSLGSPTATSAGEDKKMDVDPSASSSSSASSSSSASSSSSASSFSSSLPSSGPLRQQSTTSMDPQVEAKVQQLVDLGFLRTDAVDALSMAGGNVEDAAAFLFNQQQRIQGNLS; encoded by the exons CAGCAATGCTACGACCATTGGCGCCGCGGGCATTCCAGATGGGAGTATGATCCTTGTTGTTCGTCGCCATGCACGGTCTGTCGCTGCTCCCGCTGCGTCTGGGCGCGACGCTGCAGGGCCCGGCTTGGGCTCCACGGGCGCGATcgcgcctcctgtctccggggCAACCGGAGGGAGGCGACAAGCTGGGTCGACTGGCGCACGGCGGGAGCAGCAAAGTCTGCAGTCGCTCTTTGACTTTTCGAGTACGC ACATTGTTGTGAAGGACGGGCGCGCAAAGACGCACGCCCAGCAGCGCGACACCACTCCGCGGCCGTCGCGTGCTCCAGCGGACGAGGCCTCTTCGGGGGCGCCCGCCGCAGGCAGCGAGCGaacggcttctctctccgacgAAGAGTACCTCAAGCAACAGGCTCAGACACTCATCAACGTCTGCACGACTCAAGAGGCGACTCTCGGCGTCTTGGCCCTCGAAAACCCCCCCCTCGGCGACGTGCTGCGAGAGGCAGTGCAGGAAGCCAAAGAAGGCCACGGCAAGAACGACAGTTTCGACAAACTCGTGGAGCACTTGAGGAAACAGCTGGACGAACGGAGAAAG gcgGAAGAGTCCCGACTGCAACAACTGAACGCTGCGCTGGCAGACCCCCTTTCGGCGGCGGCTCAGGAGTTCATGATGAAGGAGATCCGCGAGAAGCAGGTCGAAGACAACTACCTTCTCGCGCAGGAGCATCTGCCAGAGGCGTTCGGCTCCGTGTACATGCTCTTCATCGACATTGAAGTGAACGGAGTGCCCATCAAAGCCTTCGTGGACAGCGGCGCTCAGAGCACCTTCATGTCTTACACGTGCGCGGAGAAATGCAGCCTCCTGCGTCTGATGGACACGCGATACCGCGGGGTGGCTCAAGGCGTGGGGAAGACGGAAATTGTCGGGAAAATCCACTTGGCCACGCTCAAGATCGGCCAGCGATTCTTCCCTTCCAGCTTCACGGTCCTCCAGGACAACAAAGTCGAATTCCTCTTTGGGCTCGATCTTCTGCGGCGGTACCAGTGTTGCATCGacctgaagaaaaacgtTCTGCGCATCGACG ACGACGAAATCCCGTTCTTGAGTGAAAAAGACATCACCAAGGGCATGTTCGGCCGGGCCGATACACCCAACAGCCTCGGCTCTCCAACCGCAACCTCCGCAGGCGAAGACAAGAAAATGGACGTTGatccttccgcttcctcgtcttcttccgcttcctcgtcttcttccgcttcctcgtcttcttccgcttcctcgttttcttcctctttgccgTCTTCTGGGCCTCTGAGACAGCAGAGTACAACCAGCATGGATCCGCAAGTCGAAGCCAAGGTGCAGCA ACTCGTGGACCTCGGTTTCCTCCGCACAGACGCTGTGGACGCTCTGTCCATGGCCGGCGGAAACGTCGAGGATGCCGCCGCTTTCCTGTTCAACCAGCAACAACGAATCCAAGGAAATCTTTCTTAA